A window of Natrinema salifodinae contains these coding sequences:
- a CDS encoding transporter substrate-binding domain-containing protein: protein MENTERTNGTGAIDRRQYLKLSGAAGIAVTGLAGCLEGSGSDSPDPDDEDVIVPGTAPGFPPFEIKEGGDLVGFDVDLLEAVVGETEYELAEWEEQEFDGLSPALEDGKIDVIAAAMTITEERQETFEFTDPYHSADQAILVQTGSDLQPESLEDLEGTTVGAQSGTTGAGLVEDDLIDPGLVAEGDYNSYDNYVLATEELESGTIDAVVLDDPVAETFASDRNVEVAFIEETGEEFGFAIRPDDGDLLEALNEGLAAVRESGEYDEISDEWFSG from the coding sequence ATGGAGAATACCGAACGGACGAACGGAACGGGCGCGATCGATCGCCGGCAGTATCTGAAACTGTCCGGCGCTGCGGGAATTGCCGTCACGGGACTCGCCGGCTGTCTCGAGGGCAGCGGCAGCGACTCCCCGGACCCGGACGACGAAGACGTCATCGTCCCGGGGACGGCTCCCGGCTTCCCGCCGTTTGAAATAAAGGAGGGCGGCGATCTCGTCGGATTCGACGTCGACCTACTCGAGGCCGTCGTCGGCGAGACCGAGTACGAACTGGCCGAGTGGGAAGAACAGGAGTTCGACGGGCTCTCGCCCGCCCTCGAGGACGGCAAGATCGACGTCATTGCCGCGGCGATGACCATCACCGAGGAGCGACAGGAGACCTTCGAGTTCACCGACCCGTACCACAGCGCCGACCAGGCGATCCTCGTCCAGACGGGCAGCGACCTCCAGCCCGAATCGCTCGAGGACCTGGAGGGGACGACCGTCGGTGCCCAGAGCGGCACGACCGGTGCGGGGCTCGTCGAGGACGACCTGATCGATCCGGGCCTGGTCGCCGAGGGAGACTACAACTCCTACGACAACTACGTGTTAGCGACGGAGGAACTCGAATCCGGGACGATCGACGCCGTCGTGCTCGACGATCCGGTCGCGGAGACGTTCGCGTCCGACCGCAACGTGGAGGTCGCCTTCATCGAGGAGACCGGTGAGGAGTTCGGCTTCGCCATCCGACCGGACGACGGCGACCTCCTCGAGGCGCTCAACGAGGGCCTGGCCGCGGTCCGCGAGAGCGGCGAGTACGACGAGATCTCCGACGAGTGGTTCAGCGGCTAA
- a CDS encoding amino acid ABC transporter permease, translating to MDLTLWLGQVLAALARRPDGALAVAETVPALVDSVAARPPLQPDDWTFVAENADYLLGGTVLTVLLTVTSLVLGFLLGFPAGAIEVYGDGALRTLVRKFGVVLRGTPIIVIMIFTFYVLPIEIVIDAAVRVLTAVDTVLGPTPFTVPTSVPDAFMAATIALGFRSAAYQSQIFRGAVESIDEGQMAAARSIGMSRLEGIRHVIVPQALRRSVPGFQNEFTIVLKDTSIAFAIGLAELLKRSNDLFIQQTTAILEIVLFMSLIYFVLTFVVNRALDYGRNYFAIPGESS from the coding sequence ATGGATCTCACGCTCTGGCTGGGACAGGTTTTGGCGGCGCTCGCGAGACGGCCGGACGGCGCCCTCGCCGTCGCGGAGACGGTCCCGGCACTGGTCGATTCGGTTGCGGCGAGACCGCCGCTTCAGCCCGACGACTGGACGTTCGTCGCCGAGAACGCCGACTACCTGCTCGGGGGAACGGTACTCACAGTCCTCCTTACGGTGACCAGCCTCGTGCTCGGCTTCCTGCTTGGCTTTCCCGCGGGGGCGATCGAGGTGTACGGCGACGGCGCCCTGCGGACGCTCGTTCGTAAGTTCGGCGTGGTGCTTCGCGGGACGCCGATCATCGTCATCATGATCTTCACTTTCTACGTGTTACCCATCGAGATCGTGATCGATGCGGCGGTGCGGGTCTTGACGGCCGTCGACACCGTCCTCGGGCCGACGCCGTTTACCGTCCCGACGAGCGTGCCGGACGCCTTCATGGCGGCGACGATCGCGCTCGGCTTCCGGAGCGCGGCCTACCAGTCCCAGATCTTCCGCGGCGCCGTCGAGAGCATCGACGAGGGCCAGATGGCCGCCGCCAGGTCGATCGGAATGAGTCGCCTCGAGGGAATCCGACACGTGATCGTTCCCCAGGCGCTGCGCCGGAGCGTCCCCGGGTTCCAAAACGAGTTCACGATCGTGCTCAAGGACACCTCGATCGCGTTCGCGATCGGCCTGGCCGAACTGCTCAAGCGCAGCAACGATCTGTTTATCCAACAGACCACCGCGATCCTCGAAATCGTCCTCTTTATGAGCCTGATCTACTTCGTACTGACGTTCGTCGTCAATCGGGCACTCGACTACGGACGCAACTACTTCGCAATTCCAGGTGAATCGTCGTGA
- a CDS encoding amino acid ABC transporter ATP-binding protein, with translation MLRIEDLHKSYGAEEVLQGVSLEIDRGDVEVLVGPSGSGKSTLLRCLNRLTEIDSGRLYLGVTEVTAPDADPNEIRQQIGMVFQDINLFTHLTARENVTLGLRKVRGMDEAKARERADAELDRVGLADQADSYPAQLSGGQKQRVGIARALAMDPEVMLFDEPTSALDPELSNEVLAVMDELVAEGMTMVVVTHEMRFARGAATGITFLDDGQIVERGPPERLFENPDHERTARFFESIRHDHD, from the coding sequence TTGTTGCGAATCGAGGACCTCCACAAGTCCTACGGGGCCGAGGAGGTCCTGCAGGGCGTTTCCCTCGAGATCGACCGCGGCGACGTCGAGGTGCTCGTCGGACCGAGCGGGAGCGGCAAGTCGACGCTGCTGCGGTGTCTCAACCGCTTGACCGAGATCGACAGCGGGCGTCTCTACCTCGGCGTCACCGAGGTGACGGCCCCGGACGCCGATCCGAACGAGATCCGCCAGCAGATCGGGATGGTCTTCCAGGACATCAACCTCTTTACCCACCTCACGGCCCGCGAGAACGTCACGCTCGGGCTCCGGAAAGTCCGGGGAATGGACGAAGCGAAAGCCCGCGAGCGGGCCGACGCCGAACTGGACCGCGTCGGCCTGGCCGACCAGGCGGACTCGTACCCGGCACAGCTCTCGGGCGGCCAGAAACAGCGCGTCGGGATCGCCCGCGCGCTGGCGATGGATCCCGAGGTGATGCTGTTCGACGAGCCGACCAGCGCCTTAGACCCCGAACTGAGCAACGAGGTGCTCGCGGTGATGGACGAACTCGTCGCCGAGGGGATGACGATGGTCGTTGTCACCCACGAGATGCGTTTCGCACGCGGCGCCGCCACCGGTATCACGTTCCTCGACGATGGACAGATCGTCGAGCGGGGGCCGCCCGAACGGCTGTTCGAGAACCCCGATCACGAGCGGACTGCCCGGTTCTTCGAGAGCATTCGCCACGACCATGACTGA
- a CDS encoding amino acid ABC transporter permease, whose product MTEGTDAATVGEREPETGTEPRPTGSGRDRFRGSVDRAGRLLAVLAGIVFWGWLLTRWLYAWTLARWGIGPGAGESFFSPAPFEALAETLASAATSLGPLGIPIDWLATMADAAALGIEIAPALATGAWYTVLLTAVSIALGFCIAVPVAILRVYGGPIRWVALAYTELIRGTPLLAQLFVLYYGLPLSVWLNEVDVIGRGFVPGYAFWIAILGFTINGSAYQAEYIRGALESVDEGQLTAARAIGLSKVEGIRHVVLPQTLRYAIPAWTNELVYLIKYSSLAGFITVPELYYRGSRIASSSLEYTLIFGLLAIVYLGLVLTATNVMGRVERRVAVPGLGGAEGRQQGPNE is encoded by the coding sequence ATGACTGAGGGGACGGACGCCGCGACGGTAGGCGAGCGGGAGCCGGAGACCGGGACCGAGCCGCGACCGACCGGCAGCGGCCGCGATCGGTTCCGCGGCTCGGTCGACCGCGCTGGACGACTGCTCGCGGTGCTCGCCGGCATCGTCTTCTGGGGCTGGCTGCTGACCCGCTGGCTCTACGCCTGGACGCTCGCGCGCTGGGGCATCGGCCCGGGCGCCGGCGAGAGTTTCTTCTCCCCGGCCCCGTTCGAGGCGCTGGCCGAAACGCTGGCGTCCGCAGCGACATCGCTCGGCCCGCTCGGGATTCCGATTGACTGGCTCGCGACTATGGCCGACGCGGCGGCGCTCGGTATCGAGATCGCCCCGGCGCTGGCGACCGGCGCCTGGTACACGGTTCTCCTGACGGCGGTCAGCATCGCGCTCGGGTTCTGCATCGCGGTCCCCGTGGCGATCCTGCGCGTCTACGGCGGCCCGATCCGGTGGGTCGCGCTCGCGTACACCGAACTGATCCGGGGAACGCCGCTGCTCGCACAGCTGTTCGTCCTCTACTACGGACTGCCGCTGTCGGTTTGGCTCAACGAGGTCGACGTCATCGGACGCGGGTTCGTCCCCGGGTACGCCTTCTGGATCGCCATCCTCGGGTTCACGATCAACGGCTCGGCGTACCAGGCCGAGTACATCCGCGGCGCCTTAGAGAGCGTCGACGAGGGACAGTTGACGGCCGCGCGCGCCATCGGCCTCTCGAAGGTCGAGGGCATTCGCCACGTCGTCCTGCCCCAGACGCTGCGGTACGCGATTCCGGCCTGGACGAACGAACTCGTCTACCTGATCAAGTACTCCTCGCTGGCCGGATTCATCACGGTGCCCGAGTTGTACTATCGCGGCAGTCGCATCGCCTCCTCGTCGCTGGAGTACACGTTGATCTTCGGGCTGCTCGCGATCGTCTACCTCGGCCTGGTCCTGACGGCGACGAACGTCATGGGCCGCGTGGAACGCCGCGTCGCGGTCCCGGGACTCGGCGGCGCGGAGGGGCGCCAGCAGGGACCGAACGAGTGA
- a CDS encoding DUF5828 family protein, which yields MEESISGFKIRGDWGDIVEHGERITRALRDAGVHDPDQADDAHLARAFEEWDEWRPKAHETLDADVSEKTADQASVEEGKGEQAGKEPDEDIKTAGEKLSESYEQLEEDDAEAAVDNWRESIDYVARAADSAGRKALRRVEDTVYQSVMTQLAPYYFDNELVSANVQQAARGSDNGEQFVFEVNVNDDELKDVVSDRLAEFEDEIDRWHVEVEKDTDAAEAIEGVEPPPEPENEHNSRSTRN from the coding sequence ATGGAAGAGAGCATCTCGGGGTTCAAGATCCGCGGTGACTGGGGCGACATCGTCGAACACGGCGAGCGCATTACCCGCGCGCTTCGGGACGCCGGCGTCCACGATCCCGACCAGGCCGACGACGCGCACTTGGCCCGCGCCTTCGAGGAGTGGGACGAGTGGCGCCCGAAGGCCCACGAGACCTTAGACGCCGACGTCAGCGAAAAGACCGCCGACCAGGCGAGCGTCGAAGAGGGCAAGGGCGAGCAGGCCGGCAAGGAGCCGGACGAGGACATCAAGACCGCCGGCGAGAAACTCTCGGAGTCGTACGAGCAACTCGAGGAGGACGACGCCGAGGCCGCGGTCGATAACTGGCGAGAGTCGATCGATTACGTCGCGCGCGCGGCCGACTCCGCGGGGCGGAAGGCCCTGCGGCGAGTCGAGGACACGGTCTACCAGAGCGTGATGACCCAGCTCGCGCCCTACTACTTCGACAACGAACTCGTCAGCGCCAACGTCCAGCAGGCTGCACGTGGGTCGGACAACGGCGAACAGTTCGTCTTCGAGGTCAACGTCAACGACGACGAGCTCAAGGACGTCGTCTCCGACCGGCTCGCCGAGTTCGAGGACGAGATCGACCGCTGGCACGTCGAGGTCGAGAAGGATACCGACGCCGCCGAGGCCATCGAAGGCGTGGAGCCGCCGCCGGAGCCCGAAAACGAGCACAACTCGCGGTCGACGCGGAACTGA
- the upp gene encoding uracil phosphoribosyltransferase, which produces MPIEDRDNAYLITHALAKDTLSRLRDVETEQVSFRKGLVKLGRICGYEIIDGRMETEYVEIETPLEQTMGERVRGLDDVVIINVLRAATPFVEGLLKAFPRARQGVISASRDEEAGRAEDGSFPISVDYVKLPEIHEEDTVIIADPMLATGSTMCTVLDHVIENSPEPENLIVLSAVSAPEGLLRVGDEFSEADLLTVSIDDRLDDDGFIVPGLGDAGDRAFRTT; this is translated from the coding sequence ATGCCGATCGAAGACCGGGACAACGCCTATCTCATCACGCACGCACTGGCGAAGGACACGCTCTCGCGCCTGCGCGACGTCGAGACCGAGCAGGTCAGCTTCCGAAAGGGCCTGGTGAAACTCGGTCGGATCTGCGGCTACGAGATCATCGACGGTCGGATGGAGACGGAGTACGTCGAGATCGAGACGCCCCTCGAACAGACGATGGGCGAGCGCGTTCGCGGACTCGACGACGTCGTGATCATCAACGTCCTGCGCGCGGCGACGCCGTTCGTCGAGGGACTGTTGAAGGCGTTCCCCCGAGCGCGACAGGGCGTCATCAGCGCGAGCCGCGACGAGGAGGCCGGCCGCGCCGAGGACGGCTCGTTCCCCATCTCGGTCGACTACGTGAAGCTGCCCGAGATCCACGAGGAGGACACGGTCATCATCGCCGACCCGATGCTCGCGACGGGGAGTACGATGTGTACCGTCCTCGATCACGTGATCGAGAACTCGCCGGAGCCGGAGAACCTGATCGTCCTCTCGGCGGTCTCGGCCCCGGAGGGACTGCTCCGCGTCGGCGACGAGTTCTCGGAGGCCGACCTGCTGACGGTCTCGATCGACGACCGTCTCGACGATGACGGCTTCATCGTGCCCGGACTGGGCGACGCCGGCGACCGGGCGTTCCGGACGACGTAA
- a CDS encoding cupin domain-containing protein → MAYSVIDPDDCDRVDGRPCDLRRLSDAAGLDEIAINRFDADPGEQLPLAYHYHETQEEAFVVLSGTLHVETPEEEFTVPAGSMFAVEPEAPHRAYNPEAADDSVSVVAIGAPPVDDAVPYEPDG, encoded by the coding sequence ATGGCATACAGTGTCATCGACCCGGACGACTGCGACCGCGTCGACGGGCGGCCGTGTGACCTCCGCCGGCTGAGCGACGCCGCCGGGCTGGACGAGATCGCGATCAACCGCTTCGACGCCGATCCCGGCGAACAACTTCCCCTGGCCTACCACTATCACGAGACGCAGGAAGAGGCGTTCGTGGTCCTTTCGGGGACGCTGCACGTCGAGACGCCCGAAGAGGAATTCACGGTCCCGGCGGGGTCGATGTTCGCGGTCGAACCCGAAGCGCCCCACCGGGCGTACAACCCCGAGGCCGCCGACGACTCGGTCTCGGTCGTCGCGATCGGCGCGCCGCCGGTCGACGACGCCGTGCCGTACGAGCCCGACGGGTGA
- a CDS encoding YgaP family membrane protein: protein MEKNVGGIDRIGRFVLAATLLLLGYRNRDRTLGTLAFVAGSDILATAVIQRCPVNALLGIDTCGANQ from the coding sequence ATGGAGAAAAACGTGGGCGGCATCGATCGGATCGGTCGGTTCGTCCTCGCAGCGACGCTCCTTCTGCTCGGCTACCGGAATCGGGACCGAACGCTCGGCACCCTCGCGTTCGTCGCCGGCAGCGATATCCTCGCGACGGCGGTGATCCAGCGGTGTCCGGTCAACGCGCTGTTGGGGATCGACACCTGCGGAGCGAACCAGTAG
- a CDS encoding TAXI family TRAP transporter solute-binding subunit — translation MSHDFNRRHFVTAAGAVGFAGLAGCLGGEGAGNTLSWYAGGTGGTYYPLSNNFKSIVDDNTDYSLQVESTGASLENVGSLNREEAEFALIQNDIAYFAVNGTGHKDLEGNAMENIRGVATLYPETIHVVTQADSGIETIEDLDGATVNTGDQGSGTQVNALQILETAGIEEGDFTEQNTDFDTATDQLRDGDVDAAFVVGGWPVGAVENLANSAGVSLVEIGGDLRESIMSEAEWFAEDTVPAGTYDGIDEDVETVSVQAMIATHSGVDEEIVEAVTTAIFDHTGEITTKADFIDVETAQEGMPIDLHPGAEAYFG, via the coding sequence ATGTCACACGATTTCAACAGGCGGCATTTCGTGACGGCGGCCGGCGCCGTCGGGTTCGCCGGCCTGGCCGGCTGTCTCGGCGGTGAAGGGGCTGGAAACACGCTCTCGTGGTACGCCGGCGGTACCGGCGGCACGTACTATCCGCTCTCGAACAATTTCAAGTCGATCGTCGACGATAACACGGATTACTCGCTGCAGGTCGAATCGACCGGGGCGAGCCTCGAGAACGTCGGCAGTCTCAACCGCGAGGAAGCCGAGTTCGCGCTGATCCAAAACGACATCGCGTACTTCGCGGTCAACGGGACGGGCCACAAGGACCTCGAGGGGAACGCGATGGAGAACATCCGCGGCGTCGCGACGCTGTACCCCGAGACGATCCACGTCGTCACGCAGGCCGATTCGGGCATCGAGACCATCGAGGACCTCGACGGCGCGACGGTCAACACCGGCGACCAGGGTAGCGGAACGCAGGTCAACGCGCTCCAGATCCTCGAGACCGCCGGCATCGAGGAGGGCGACTTCACCGAACAGAACACCGACTTCGACACGGCGACCGACCAGCTCCGCGACGGCGACGTCGACGCCGCGTTCGTCGTCGGCGGCTGGCCGGTCGGCGCCGTCGAGAACCTCGCGAACAGCGCGGGCGTTTCGCTCGTCGAGATCGGCGGCGACCTCCGCGAGAGCATCATGAGCGAGGCCGAGTGGTTCGCCGAGGACACGGTTCCGGCCGGCACCTACGACGGTATCGACGAGGACGTCGAGACGGTGTCCGTGCAGGCGATGATCGCGACGCACTCGGGCGTCGACGAGGAGATCGTCGAAGCGGTGACCACGGCGATCTTCGACCACACCGGCGAGATCACGACCAAGGCGGACTTCATCGACGTCGAGACGGCGCAGGAGGGTATGCCGATCGACCTCCACCCGGGCGCCGAAGCATACTTCGGGTAA
- a CDS encoding DUF1850 domain-containing protein, producing the protein MAVAVAVLVLAGATVAVTATASTDRTLVVTDDDTGERLLSVSVDDGDEVTLSYMHSVERTPVEDVYVVDGTRLRMVRMVFHSYGAGLPATAPVERTDEGFVYEYEESYEELGVVPGSIADHDLIVDGERYDLAALADGPVVLSITEPGLVDELLQSDDRSAVITG; encoded by the coding sequence GTGGCCGTGGCCGTTGCCGTCCTCGTACTGGCGGGAGCGACGGTGGCCGTCACCGCGACCGCGTCGACGGACAGAACGCTGGTCGTTACCGATGACGACACCGGCGAGCGACTGCTCTCGGTCTCGGTCGACGACGGCGACGAGGTAACGCTTTCGTACATGCACAGCGTCGAGCGGACGCCCGTCGAAGACGTCTACGTCGTCGACGGAACGCGGCTCCGGATGGTTCGGATGGTCTTTCACTCCTACGGGGCCGGCCTCCCCGCGACCGCCCCGGTCGAGCGGACCGACGAGGGGTTCGTGTACGAATACGAGGAGTCCTACGAGGAACTCGGCGTCGTCCCCGGATCGATCGCCGACCATGACCTCATCGTCGACGGAGAGCGCTATGATCTGGCCGCGCTCGCCGACGGCCCGGTCGTCCTTTCGATAACCGAACCCGGCCTCGTGGACGAACTCTTGCAGTCCGACGACCGATCGGCGGTGATAA